The following nucleotide sequence is from Channa argus isolate prfri chromosome 9, Channa argus male v1.0, whole genome shotgun sequence.
CTAATAAAATATCATGAAAAAGATTAGCTGTCTTTAATTCTTAAAATTGaccatatttgtattttaagatGTACAAGCGTTACTGGAATTCAGTGTAGCTGAAGAATCTCTGTTAACCATATGAAAATATTCAGTGAaagtgtctgtgtatgtatgtagcCTGTCCAGATAACCAAatcttatttttctgtttagatCACAGgaaacaagatgacatcactcaATTTAGCAACCATCTTTGGACCAAACTTGTTACGCAAGCAAAAAAACTCAGACAAAGAGTTTTCAGTGCAGAGTTTAGTACGTGCAGAGGAGAGTTCAGCCATCATCGGCATAGTCCAAAGGATGATCAGCACATATGCTACACTGTTTATGGTAAGCCATCGTTAGAGAAAAACCAAGGGCTTTAAAACACTCAGACACAAGTGTGTTTAATCAAGGCATCTCAAcgttgctgtgttttttcttcttagaCTTAATGGAGTGGGGATATCtaatgaaatgtgaacattaGCTTTATAGACtcagagaataaaacaaaatggtatggcagtaaaacaaagaaatctgtGCGGTTTTTCACTCTTGAAGAGAATGGAAAATACAAACCTCACTAGAGAGGTAATAAGTGTCATTCCAGCCTCTGTTTTGTTTATAGACAGTGATTTGCTGCAAGGACATCTACATtatgttgtctgtttttcacTAGAAGCCTAAgtgaaaatgcatttacttGGAATAACATCAAAAATTTTCTCCACGCCAGTTTTCTAAACTGGTAGTAATTTATCCATATACCCTACAAACATCATCTTGTTCCTGATAATAATCCACATTGCATTATGCATATTGTGTAAATACTAGCAAAACACGTTTGTACAGTTCGTGTACAGTATAAGAACAATTCTCTAAAAAGCCTCATCTGGCCATAatgctgttgtttgtttgagtACAGATACATAAACTACTTACTGGgatgttgtttagttttgttgagataaaatgtgattaatttaaGAAAGAATGCAGTTCTATGATGCCTTATTGTAAGCTTCAGTGAAACAGAGTTTTGGTTCTCCTAGGTTCCCTCTGACCTGCAGAATGAGGTGTTAATGAGTTTGCTAGAAACTGATCCTGATGTTGTGGATTACTTGCTACGGAGAAAAGCCTCTCAGTACTCGtgagtttttttccttttgtctcattgtgtgtgtctttgcatttTGTGGGTCCAAACTAAATAAACTTGGCTTCGGAAatctgcctttttttgtttgctttttgttttgtttgtttctgcagtGATCCAAGGCTCCTAAAAGCAGAAGAGTCCTTCTCTCTGACTGACAGATACTTTTCCCATGACTCTATCAAACCATCTAGTGGAGAGGTATCCCCCTATGACAACAACTCCCCTGTCCTATCAGATGGACTGCTGTGTAAATACCCAGAGGAAAGCGATCCACTCTCAGACAGGGACTCCAGACTTTCAGAGCAGTACAAACTTTGTGACCATACAAAAGAAGGATCTGGCAGCACTTCTCCTAAAGACAAAGGTAAACTTAATTCATTCCATTTAAAGAGTTATTCAAACATATAAGGATTTATGCGAGTTGAATGACAGATTCATTGACTCCCtcttgttgtgttgttgttgttgttgtcagtgaTGCTAATTATAATTGTAAACAGTTTACTACATGTAATCCTGCTTGTTTTTGATTAGACAGCTCAACAATTTCTGACGATAATTTCTGGAACACCTGGAATGAACTGTTCAGTATGGATTTTACCAGCCATCACATCACTGGTAACACCATTTTTACTCATTCCTGCAGATGGTCTTTGAGATAATTAATAATAGTTAAAAGTTAATGAATGGTCTCTCCCATGTTCTCCTGGAGACGTCTCAGAATGTGAGTCATATGGATTAACAGAGGGGCTGAGCAGTCACCAAGGTAACAACAAGTCGCCCGTCAGACCAATGCAAACCCTATTGGATGTTTTGGAATGCAGGCCACACCCCCCAGTGACTCGTCGCAGCAGTGGTCCTCAAGAccagagagagcagagacaaCCAGAGTCATCATTACATCAGGGACTGAATGGCCAATCAGTAGCCATTAGCTTGGACAACTTGGCTGAAAGGAGAGATCACCCTGTGTGTCCCCTGCTTAATGTCAGGACGGATAGCTTGTCTTCACTTCGCTACTCGGGACCTCTGAGGGAGAGCCATATTTCAAACTCTACACCCTCTCTTCACATGTGTCAGTCTCACCTTCAAACTCCACAACAGCCCCAGCAGAGCCCTACTTACCAGACTGTAGATACTGCAGACTCCTCTGGGCCTGGACAGGAAAAGGGCCCTGGTAGACTGGAATGG
It contains:
- the LOC137133288 gene encoding rho GTPase-activating protein 6-like isoform X4; protein product: MPQVFGIPLSQVISNDRTQKQRHGAQREEHSDPTELMLSFLHLTSNMKRASKEFSSSTSSLGSTSETFNEAALPGTAPRTCRRGGVSVDCITDLDDNQSRLLEALQLSLPEEAVSKRKKPNDKKLSLNPIYRQVPRVVDLCCQHLEKHGLQTVGIFRVGSSKKRVRQLREEFDQGWELHLDEEHSVHDVAALLKEFLRDLPDPLLTRELYTAFINTMLLDYSDQVSAIQLLIFLLPPCNSDTLQRLLSLLSTVAKHAKDGLDSDGQEITGNKMTSLNLATIFGPNLLRKQKNSDKEFSVQSLVRAEESSAIIGIVQRMISTYATLFMVPSDLQNEVLMSLLETDPDVVDYLLRRKASQYSDPRLLKAEESFSLTDRYFSHDSIKPSSGEVSPYDNNSPVLSDGLLCKYPEESDPLSDRDSRLSEQYKLCDHTKEGSGSTSPKDKDSSTISDDNFWNTWNELFSMDFTSHHITDVSECESYGLTEGLSSHQGNNKSPVRPMQTLLDVLECRPHPPVTRRSSGPQDQREQRQPESSLHQGLNGQSVAISLDNLAERRDHPVCPLLNVRTDSLSSLRYSGPLRESHISNSTPSLHMCQSHLQTPQQPQQSPTYQTVDTADSSGPGQEKGPGRLEWQTEKLHIWQILSKDNAEALPESLV